ACGCTGATCCTGGTGGTGCTCGGGCTCATTCCCGCGCTCCGCGAGCCCGACCCGACCTTCGGCGGGCAGTCCTTCGTCACCTACTTCACCCCCTCGCTGCTGGTGATCTCGCTGGCGATGGTCGGGATCAACGCCCTGCCCACCGTGCTGGCCACCTACCGGGAACGCGGCATCCTCCGTCGGCTGGCCACCACGCCGGCCAGTCCCCTGGCGCTGTTGACCGCTCAGCTCGTCCTCGCCCTGGTCGGGATCCTGGCCGGCGCCGTGCTCCTCGCCGTGGTCGCCCGGCTGGCGTTCGGCTCCCCGCTGCCGCAGCATCCGCTCGGGTTCGCGGCGGCCCTCGTCCTCGGTACGGCGGCGCTGCTCGCGCTCGGCCTGCTGGTCGCGGCGGTCGCCCCGACTGCCAAGGCGGCCCAGGCGCTGGCCGTACCGGTGTTCATGGTGATCATGTTCTTCGGCGGGGTGTACCTCCCGAGGTTCCTGTTGCCCGACTTCCTGGCCAACGTCGGCGCCTACACGCCGCCGGGTGTGCAGGCGCTGCTCGACGCCTGGACCGGCACCGCACCGCACCCGCTGCACCTGGGGATAATGGCGGTGACCGCCGTGGCGGCCGGCGCCGGAGCGGCGAAACTGTTCCGCTGGGAGTGAAGAGGATGGCGAGCGGGGACGGGATGACCAGCGGCGGACGCGACTCGACGGCAAGCCGCGAGGACACGCTGCCCACCGACGACGACCGGCTGGCCAACTGGCGGGCGCGGGAGGCGCGTTTCCACCGGGTGCTGCCCTTCGGCGGGCTGCTCGTGGGATCGCTGCTGGCCACCTTCGCGCCGGCACCCAGGGGTCTGCCCATGCTGCCCACCCTGGTCATCGCCGCGGTGACCGCCTGCTGGATCGCCTGGTTCGTCGTCATGCACCCGCAGTGGCAGGGGCGGCGCAGGTCGATGGCGATCTACTACGTGGGGCTGCTCACCTTCGCCGCCGTCCTGGTGGCTGCGAGCCCGTGGTATGGCTTCTTCGCCTGGGTTGGATTCCTCCACGCCTTCCTCGTGCTGTACGGGCGATGGCGGTTCGTCGGCATGGCCGCCACCGCCGTCCTGGTCGCCACCGCACAGGGCGGCGGTGTGCCGTCCTCGTGGTCACACTGGTCGCTCTGGCTGGTGTTGGTGCTGATCAACCTGTTCCTGGCCGGCGCGGTGAGCTGGTTCAACCTCGTCAGCGAACGGGAGGACGCCAAGCGCAAGCGGTTGGTGGCGGAACTCGCCGCCACCAACCGCCAGCTCGCCGAGACGATCCAGGAGAACGACGGGCTGCACGCGCAGCTCATCACCCAGGCCCGGGAGGCCGGCGTGCTGGACGAGCGGCAGCGGATGGCCCGCGAGATCCACGACACCCTGGCCCAGGGGTTGACCGGGATCATCACCCAACTGGAGGCGGCCGAGCAGTCCCGGGACCGCTCGGCCGACTGGCGCCGGCACGTGGACAACGCGCTGGGCCTGGCGCGGGAGAGCCTCACCGAGGCCCGCCGGTCGGTGCGCGCCGTCCGCCCCGAGTCGCTGGAGACCGCCCGGCTGCCCGACGCCCTCGCCGAGCTGGGCGGGCGCTGGTCGGCGCTGCACGGGGTGGCGGCCAGCGTCAGCACCACCGGCACGCCGCGCCCGCTGCACCCGGAGATCGAGGTGACCCTGCTGCGCGCCGCCCAGGAGGCGCTGGCCAACGTGGCCCGGCACGCCGCGGCGACCCGGGTCGGGCTGACCCTGTCGTACATGTCGGACGTGGTCACCCTGGACGTCCGCGACGACGGTTCCGGTTTCGACGCCACCAACGGGGACCGCGTTCTCGGAGAGCCCGCCGGCGGGAACCACGCCAACGGCAGCCACGCCGACGCAGGCGACCGCCACGGGCCGGTGGTGCGGGAGCCGGACGGCGGCTACGGTCTGACCGTCATGCGGCAGCGGGTGGCCCGGGTCGGCGGTCAGCTCGCCGTCGAGTCCGAACCGGGCGAGGGCACCGCCATCTCGGCGTCGGTGCCGGCGCTGCCCGGAGGTGCCGGTTGACCGACTCGGTACGGCTGCTGATCGTCGACGACCACCCGGTGGTCCGGGACGGTCTGCGCGGCATGTTCACCGGCGACCCCGGCTTCGAGGTGGTCGGCGAGGCGGCGGACGGGGCCGAGGCGCTGGCCCTGGCCGAGGCGCTGCGCCCGGACGTGGTGCTGATGGACCTGCGGATGCCGGGGATGGACGGGGTGACCGCGACCGGCCGGCTGACCCGCTCCGGCGGCACCTGCCGGGTGCTGGTGCTGACCACGTACGACACGGATG
This is a stretch of genomic DNA from Micromonospora sp. WMMD1082. It encodes these proteins:
- a CDS encoding ABC transporter permease encodes the protein MHAFGQILKTEAKLYLRDIPTLLLTIGLPTLILVVLGLIPALREPDPTFGGQSFVTYFTPSLLVISLAMVGINALPTVLATYRERGILRRLATTPASPLALLTAQLVLALVGILAGAVLLAVVARLAFGSPLPQHPLGFAAALVLGTAALLALGLLVAAVAPTAKAAQALAVPVFMVIMFFGGVYLPRFLLPDFLANVGAYTPPGVQALLDAWTGTAPHPLHLGIMAVTAVAAGAGAAKLFRWE
- a CDS encoding histidine kinase — protein: MASGDGMTSGGRDSTASREDTLPTDDDRLANWRAREARFHRVLPFGGLLVGSLLATFAPAPRGLPMLPTLVIAAVTACWIAWFVVMHPQWQGRRRSMAIYYVGLLTFAAVLVAASPWYGFFAWVGFLHAFLVLYGRWRFVGMAATAVLVATAQGGGVPSSWSHWSLWLVLVLINLFLAGAVSWFNLVSEREDAKRKRLVAELAATNRQLAETIQENDGLHAQLITQAREAGVLDERQRMAREIHDTLAQGLTGIITQLEAAEQSRDRSADWRRHVDNALGLARESLTEARRSVRAVRPESLETARLPDALAELGGRWSALHGVAASVSTTGTPRPLHPEIEVTLLRAAQEALANVARHAAATRVGLTLSYMSDVVTLDVRDDGSGFDATNGDRVLGEPAGGNHANGSHADAGDRHGPVVREPDGGYGLTVMRQRVARVGGQLAVESEPGEGTAISASVPALPGGAG